The Setaria viridis chromosome 6, Setaria_viridis_v4.0, whole genome shotgun sequence genome contains a region encoding:
- the LOC117862052 gene encoding haloacid dehalogenase-like hydrolase domain-containing protein At4g39970 isoform X2, which produces MPPTTMSWTSLFLPTTAGAAAAATGSRHPSFSHRSHCRVPTTRLRRAARLVVSASASPASPASSLDALIFDCDGVILESEHLHRQAYNDAFAHFGVRCPPASADPLYWDEAFYDELQNRIGGGKPKMRWYFGENGWPSSNIFETPPSTDSDKEKLVDIIQVEPRPGVLRLMDEVKGAGIKLAVCSAATKSSVIMCLENLIGLERFKGLDCFLAGDDVKLKKPDPTIYVTAAEKLGVQSKNCLVVEDSVIGLLAAKGAGMSCIITYTPSTASQDFTDAIATYPDLSDVRLEDLKLLLQKTLVTG; this is translated from the exons ATGCCTCCGACTACGATGTCTTGGacctccctcttcctccccaccaccgccggcgccgccgccgcggccaccggtAGCCGCCACCCCTCCTTCAGCCACCGATCCCACTGCCGCGTTCCCACGACGCGCCTCCGTCGCGCGGCCCGGCTCGTCGTTTCCGCTTCAGCCTCACCGGCCTCTCCCGCGTCGTCGCTCGACGCGCTCATCTTCGACTGCGACGGCGTCATACTGGAGTCGGAGCACCTCCACCGGCAGGCCTACAACGACGCGTTCGCGCACTTCGGGGTGCGCtgcccgccggcctccgccgacCCGCTGTACTGGGACGAGGCCTTCTACGACGAGCTACAGAACCGCATCGGCGGCGGGAAGCCCAAGATGCGATG GTACTTTGGGGAAAATGGGTGGCCTTCTTCAAATATCTTCGAGACACCACCTTCGACTGACTCCGATAAGGAGAAGTTGGTCGACATAATCCAG GTGGAGCCTAGACCTGGTGTTTTGCGGCTGATGGATGAAGTAAAGGGTGCG GGTATCAAGCTTGCTGTTTGCTCTGCAGCAACTAAAAGTTCAGTGATAATGTGCCTTGAAAACCTTATTGGACTT GAGCGATTTAAGGGCCTGGACTGCTTCCTTGCTG GCGATGATGTTAAATTAAAGAAGCCTGATCCAACAATATATGTTACAGCAGCAGAG AAATTAGGTGTGCAAAGCAAGAACTGCCTTGTGGTCGAGGACAGTGTTATTGGATTACTA GCGGCAAAAGGAGCGGGGATGTCATGTATAATAACATATACACCTTCAACTGCTAGCCAA GATTTCACCGATGCAATTGCTACCTATCCTGACCTTAGTGATGTGAG GCTCGAGGACCTCAAGCTGTTACTCCAGAAAACTCTTGTTACTGGATAG
- the LOC117860365 gene encoding protein FAR1-RELATED SEQUENCE 5-like gives MADEVVQPMIVPKVGMAFESEDKAYEMYNTYAGKIGFSIRKSHTKRQGDGTLRQKYLVCSNEGHRETESSRHTTRTDCDARVQFSVSKEGVWMVQKVILDHNHYLTSPNKRDKLRSQRSVQEVDRKLIGQMRQSGMKPTQVFEFMKEFYGGADKVPFSWMDCNNEIGRERKKYLESNDAETLLEYLKRKQIEDPTFFYAMQIDKKDGRIANFFWADGQSIMDYACFGDAVSFDTTFQTNKFEMPFAPFLGTNHHKQTIIFGAALLFDETIPSFVWLFETFLTAMSGKHPSTIFTDQDAAMAGAIAYVFPNTSHRLCLWHIYLNAAKHLGHVIQKHPDKFLPDFKRCVYEDRSEFYFKKKWDELLRDYNLEDNKWMANLYDLRAKWAAVYRDSFTADMNSTQRSEGMNNVFKKRFRRKLDLSELLEECEKVSNSLRNNELDEDFNLRRKSPVTHIPLLKTAAESYTRRMYKEFEEEFNKQFSFSCKLLQDKRSILTYTVTHMHSDYGVIVIFNKADSTITCACRKYESIGTYIYSNLKLQ, from the coding sequence ATGGCTGAtgaagttgtgcaacctatGATCGTTCCTAAAGTTGGAATGGCTTTCGAATCAGAGGATAAAGCTTATGAGATGTACAACACCTATGCTGGTAAGATTGGATTTAGTATTAGAAAGAGCCATACAAAGCGACAAGGTGATGGGACTCTACGTCAAAAGTATTTGGTTTGCAGTAACGAAGGTCATCGAGAAACTGAGTCATCAAGGCACACTACAAGGACGGATTGCGATGCTCGTGTTCAGTTTAGTGTCAGTAAAGAGGGGGTTTGGATGGTGCAAAAGGTTATACTTGATCATAACCATTACCTTACTAGTCCAAATAAAAGGGACAAGTTGAGGTCCCAACGAAGTGTTCAAGAAGTGGACAGGAAGCTAATTGGGCAGATGAGGCAATCCGGGATGAAGCCAACCCAGGTTTTTGAGTTTATGAAGGAGTTTTATGGAGGAGCCGACAAAGTGCCATTCTCATGGATGGATTGCAACAATGAGATTGGCCGTGAGCGCAAGAAGTACTTAGAATCCAATGACGCAGAAACACTACTGGAATACTTGAAGCGTAAGCAGATAGAGgatccaacttttttttatgcCATGCAAATAGACAAGAAAGATGGTCGGATAGCTAATTTCTTTTGGGCAGATGGCCAATCTATCATGGATTATGCATGCTTTGGTGATGCTGTGTCATTTGACACAACGTTTCAGACCAATAAATTTGAAATGCCTTTTGCTCCATTCCTCGGAACCAACCATCACAAGCAGACTATCATTTTTGGGGCTGCATTGTTGTTTGACGAGACTATACCATCATTTGTTTGGCTATTTGAAACCTTTCTAACAGCAATGTCAGGCAAACATCCTAGCACAATCTTCACTGATCAAGACGCAGCCATGGCAGGAGCAATTGCTTATGTATTTCCAAACACAAGTCATCGCCTTTGTTTGTGGCATATTTACCTTAATGCTGCTAAACATCTCGGCCATGTAATTCAAAAGCATCCTGACAAGTTTCTACCTGATTTTAAGAGATGTGTCTATGAAGACAGATCGGAGTTTTACTTCAAAAAGAAGTGGGATGAATTGTTGCGTGACTATAACCTTGAGGACAACAAATGGATGGCAAACCTATATGATTTGAGGGCAAAATGGGCTGCTGTGTATCGTGACTCATTTACAGCTGATATGAACTCGACCCAAAGGAGCGAAGGTATGAATAATGTATTCAAGAAAAGATTTCGTAGAAAACTGGATCTTTCGGAACTTCTTGAAGAATGTGAGAAGGTTTCCAATAGTCTTCGTAATAATGAGTTGGATGAAGATTTTAATTTACGTCGAAAGAGCCCAGTTACTCATATTCCTCTGTTGAAGACCGCAGCTGAGTCATATACAAGGAGGATGTATAAAgagtttgaggaagaatttaacAAACAATTTTCATTCTCTTGTAAGTTGTTGCAAGACAAAAGGTCAATTCTGACATATACGGTTACACATATGCATTCTGATTATGGAGTAATTGTCATATTCAACAAAGCAGACAGTACCATTACATGTGCTTGCAGGAAGTACGAATCCATAGGTACGTAtatatattcaaatttgaaattgcaaTAA
- the LOC117862052 gene encoding haloacid dehalogenase-like hydrolase domain-containing protein At4g39970 isoform X1, with translation MPPTTMSWTSLFLPTTAGAAAAATGSRHPSFSHRSHCRVPTTRLRRAARLVVSASASPASPASSLDALIFDCDGVILESEHLHRQAYNDAFAHFGVRCPPASADPLYWDEAFYDELQNRIGGGKPKMRWYFGENGWPSSNIFETPPSTDSDKEKLVDIIQDWKTERYKEIIKSGTVEPRPGVLRLMDEVKGAGIKLAVCSAATKSSVIMCLENLIGLERFKGLDCFLAGDDVKLKKPDPTIYVTAAEKLGVQSKNCLVVEDSVIGLLAAKGAGMSCIITYTPSTASQDFTDAIATYPDLSDVRLEDLKLLLQKTLVTG, from the exons ATGCCTCCGACTACGATGTCTTGGacctccctcttcctccccaccaccgccggcgccgccgccgcggccaccggtAGCCGCCACCCCTCCTTCAGCCACCGATCCCACTGCCGCGTTCCCACGACGCGCCTCCGTCGCGCGGCCCGGCTCGTCGTTTCCGCTTCAGCCTCACCGGCCTCTCCCGCGTCGTCGCTCGACGCGCTCATCTTCGACTGCGACGGCGTCATACTGGAGTCGGAGCACCTCCACCGGCAGGCCTACAACGACGCGTTCGCGCACTTCGGGGTGCGCtgcccgccggcctccgccgacCCGCTGTACTGGGACGAGGCCTTCTACGACGAGCTACAGAACCGCATCGGCGGCGGGAAGCCCAAGATGCGATG GTACTTTGGGGAAAATGGGTGGCCTTCTTCAAATATCTTCGAGACACCACCTTCGACTGACTCCGATAAGGAGAAGTTGGTCGACATAATCCAG GACTGGAAAACAGAGAGATacaaagaaataataaaatctGGAACT GTGGAGCCTAGACCTGGTGTTTTGCGGCTGATGGATGAAGTAAAGGGTGCG GGTATCAAGCTTGCTGTTTGCTCTGCAGCAACTAAAAGTTCAGTGATAATGTGCCTTGAAAACCTTATTGGACTT GAGCGATTTAAGGGCCTGGACTGCTTCCTTGCTG GCGATGATGTTAAATTAAAGAAGCCTGATCCAACAATATATGTTACAGCAGCAGAG AAATTAGGTGTGCAAAGCAAGAACTGCCTTGTGGTCGAGGACAGTGTTATTGGATTACTA GCGGCAAAAGGAGCGGGGATGTCATGTATAATAACATATACACCTTCAACTGCTAGCCAA GATTTCACCGATGCAATTGCTACCTATCCTGACCTTAGTGATGTGAG GCTCGAGGACCTCAAGCTGTTACTCCAGAAAACTCTTGTTACTGGATAG